In the Synechococcus sp. UW179A genome, one interval contains:
- a CDS encoding M15 family metallopeptidase, whose translation MRRPWSDVVIDDCGEPLVSLKPRFLCLEPHPYACVGAPYGEDADPYRLRSGVLKRLITAQTLLSMRSDPEVGTVQLAIFDAWRPIRVQAFMVEHAVQEQCRSQGFDPSDPLMAAALEQVQSDVARFWAPPSPDPCTPPPHSTGGAVDLTLADSSGKPLEMGGDIDAIGDQSIPDHHAREAEANPHGEAARWHGRRCLLNEVMSQAGFARHPNEWWHFSHGDQLWAWKQQTPGAIYASVSRSC comes from the coding sequence ATGCGTCGTCCCTGGAGCGATGTGGTGATCGACGACTGTGGTGAACCGCTTGTGTCGCTCAAGCCACGCTTCCTGTGCCTTGAGCCCCATCCCTATGCCTGCGTCGGTGCACCGTATGGCGAGGATGCCGATCCCTATCGACTGCGTTCCGGCGTTCTTAAGCGGCTGATTACCGCACAGACCCTTCTGTCGATGCGAAGTGATCCAGAGGTCGGCACGGTGCAGCTGGCGATCTTTGATGCTTGGAGGCCGATTCGTGTCCAGGCTTTCATGGTGGAGCACGCCGTGCAGGAGCAATGCCGCTCTCAGGGTTTTGATCCTTCAGACCCGTTGATGGCTGCAGCTCTCGAACAGGTGCAAAGCGATGTGGCCCGGTTCTGGGCCCCTCCGAGTCCGGATCCCTGTACACCCCCTCCTCACAGCACCGGTGGCGCAGTGGATCTCACCCTTGCTGACAGCTCTGGTAAGCCACTGGAGATGGGCGGTGACATCGATGCCATCGGCGATCAGTCCATTCCCGATCACCATGCCAGGGAGGCTGAAGCAAATCCCCACGGTGAGGCGGCTCGCTGGCACGGTCGTCGTTGTCTGCTCAATGAAGTGATGTCCCAGGCTGGTTTTGCCAGACATCCCAATGAATGGTGGCATTTCAGCCACGGAGATCAGCTCTGGGCTTGGAAACAACAGACTCCCGGAGCGATCTACGCCTCCGTTTCCAGGAGTTGTTGA
- the recG gene encoding ATP-dependent DNA helicase RecG, giving the protein MVAQPAGDSSTQLNAGLDYQALERFLVWIRPLQQALSLEVERGFSNLQGRNERFHSFMQRELATPPQIPLPGDVPPRLQALAEGFGDYSTLDDAARRRQVTVVRQWLHALRQRLEPSAPMAPPRLKVAQRSSSSVPSISAAPSLDSPLAQVKGIGPKLAERLASLGLLLVRDLILHYPRDYVDYSALRRIDALVPGETATIVATVRRCHGFTSPRNPNLSIIELQLQDPTGRIKVTRFLAGKRFSNPSYLHGQTRQYPNGSTVAVSGLVKSGPYGISFQDPLIEVMESAQAPLRSSRIGRLLPVYPLTEGLTADRFRALIERVLPSVRLWPEPLPRIRRDARQLLRRDQALVAIHRPESSDQLQQARHRLVFDEFLLLQLGLMQRRAALKQRSAPSLSSVASDRDGLLGRFLTLLPFEFTAAQQRVLAEIEADLNRQEPMARLVQGDVGSGKTVVAVAALLRAIQAGWQGAMMAPTEVLAEQHYRSLCGWMPALHVTVELLTGSTPQKQRRRILADVGSGACKILVGTHALLEDPVAFARLGLVVVDEQHRFGVRQRNRLLGKGLQPHLLTMTATPIPRTLALSLHGDLDVSQIDELPPGRTPIRTTMITGSNRDEAYDLIRAEVDKGQRAYVVLPLVEESEKIDLRSAVDVHRQLADEVFPDLQVGLLHGRLASADKQAVIKAFASGETKVLVSTTVVEVGVDVPEASVMVIDHADRFGLAQLHQLRGRVGRGAAASHCLLINDSRNPLARQRLEVLVRSTDGFEIAEMDLRLRGPGQVLGTRQSGLPDLALASLADDGSVLEEARDEAADILRVDPELKDYAVLRRLLDEQRSRVTSAAQLN; this is encoded by the coding sequence TTGGTGGCCCAACCAGCCGGAGACTCCTCAACTCAGTTGAATGCCGGCCTGGACTATCAGGCTTTGGAACGCTTTCTGGTGTGGATCCGACCTCTGCAGCAGGCGCTGTCACTCGAGGTTGAACGCGGTTTCAGCAATCTTCAGGGCCGCAATGAACGCTTTCACAGCTTCATGCAACGCGAGCTGGCCACTCCTCCGCAGATTCCTTTGCCAGGAGATGTTCCTCCTCGTCTTCAGGCCTTGGCAGAGGGATTCGGCGACTATTCAACCCTCGATGATGCAGCCCGTCGCCGACAGGTGACGGTGGTCAGACAGTGGCTTCATGCTCTGCGCCAGCGGCTGGAGCCATCAGCACCCATGGCTCCACCGCGTCTAAAAGTTGCGCAACGATCTTCATCATCTGTTCCATCCATTTCGGCCGCACCAAGTCTCGACAGTCCACTGGCTCAGGTGAAAGGCATTGGGCCGAAACTCGCAGAACGGCTGGCCAGCCTGGGGTTGTTGCTGGTGCGTGATCTGATCCTCCACTACCCCAGGGACTATGTCGACTATTCGGCACTGCGACGCATTGATGCCCTGGTGCCGGGTGAAACAGCAACGATTGTGGCCACGGTGCGGCGCTGCCATGGCTTCACAAGTCCCCGCAATCCCAATCTTTCGATCATTGAGCTGCAGCTTCAGGATCCAACAGGGCGGATCAAGGTGACCCGTTTCCTGGCTGGAAAGCGCTTCAGTAACCCCTCCTATCTGCATGGTCAGACCCGCCAGTACCCCAATGGATCCACGGTTGCTGTCAGTGGCCTGGTTAAAAGCGGGCCTTATGGAATCAGTTTTCAGGATCCACTGATCGAAGTGATGGAGAGTGCTCAAGCACCACTTCGTTCCAGTCGGATCGGCCGACTTCTGCCTGTGTATCCGCTCACGGAGGGGCTAACGGCGGATCGTTTTCGTGCGCTGATCGAACGCGTCCTGCCATCGGTGCGTCTCTGGCCGGAGCCACTTCCCAGGATCCGGCGCGATGCACGCCAGCTGCTTAGACGCGATCAGGCCCTGGTGGCGATTCATCGTCCTGAGTCATCCGATCAACTTCAGCAGGCCAGGCATCGCCTGGTTTTTGATGAGTTTCTTCTGCTGCAGCTCGGCTTGATGCAACGCCGTGCGGCATTGAAGCAACGCTCCGCACCCTCCCTAAGCAGCGTCGCATCAGATCGAGATGGGTTGCTGGGTCGTTTTCTCACATTGCTGCCGTTTGAATTCACTGCTGCGCAGCAGCGGGTTCTGGCAGAAATCGAGGCAGATCTGAACCGGCAGGAACCAATGGCTCGACTGGTTCAAGGGGATGTGGGCAGCGGCAAGACGGTCGTTGCCGTAGCTGCTCTGTTGAGAGCCATTCAGGCCGGATGGCAGGGGGCAATGATGGCTCCCACCGAGGTGCTCGCTGAGCAGCACTACCGCAGTCTTTGCGGCTGGATGCCAGCTCTTCATGTCACCGTTGAGCTGTTGACGGGTTCGACACCCCAGAAGCAACGCCGCAGGATCCTTGCGGACGTTGGATCAGGTGCTTGCAAAATTCTGGTCGGGACCCATGCTCTGCTGGAGGATCCGGTGGCTTTCGCTCGTCTTGGCCTTGTGGTCGTGGACGAACAGCACCGCTTTGGTGTGCGTCAGCGCAATCGTTTGCTCGGTAAGGGTTTGCAGCCTCACCTGCTCACCATGACGGCAACGCCGATTCCCCGCACCTTGGCGCTCTCCCTGCATGGTGATCTGGATGTGAGTCAGATCGATGAATTGCCGCCAGGCCGTACGCCGATTCGTACCACCATGATCACGGGCTCGAATCGCGATGAGGCCTACGACCTGATCCGGGCCGAGGTGGACAAGGGCCAGAGGGCCTATGTCGTGCTGCCCCTGGTGGAGGAGTCCGAAAAGATAGATCTGCGTTCAGCTGTGGATGTGCACCGACAGCTTGCCGATGAGGTGTTTCCTGATCTTCAGGTTGGACTGCTGCACGGACGTCTCGCCAGTGCGGACAAGCAGGCTGTGATCAAAGCCTTCGCTTCAGGGGAGACCAAGGTTCTGGTTTCGACCACTGTGGTGGAGGTGGGTGTGGATGTGCCAGAGGCCAGTGTGATGGTGATCGACCATGCCGACCGTTTCGGTCTCGCGCAGCTGCATCAGCTGCGGGGTCGTGTCGGTCGTGGCGCGGCGGCCTCCCATTGTCTGCTGATCAATGACAGCCGCAACCCTCTCGCCCGCCAGAGACTGGAAGTTCTGGTGCGGTCAACCGACGGCTTCGAGATCGCTGAGATGGATCTGCGGCTGCGGGGACCTGGTCAGGTCCTCGGAACGCGTCAATCCGGCCTGCCGGATCTGGCATTGGCAAGTCTTGCTGATGATGGATCTGTGCTGGAGGAAGCGCGGGATGAGGCTGCAGACATCCTGCGTGTGGATCCAGAGCTGAAGGATTACGCCGTGCTTAGGCGTCTTCTCGATGAGCAGCGCAGTCGTGTGACTTCGGCGGCTCAACTCAACTGA
- the tsf gene encoding translation elongation factor Ts, which translates to MAAAVSAKLVKELRDKTGAGMMDCKKALAATDGDADKAVEWLRQKGIASAEKKSGRTAAEGAVGSYIHTGARVGVLIEINCETDFVARGDMFQELLRDVSMQVAACPGVEYVTTDEIPAEIREREKSIEMGRDDLEGKPEQMKEKIVEGRINKRLKELALMEQPFIKDSSLTVAELVKQTAGKIGENVKVRRFTRYTLGEGIEIEESDFAAEVASMSKG; encoded by the coding sequence ATGGCTGCTGCCGTATCCGCCAAGCTCGTTAAGGAACTCCGCGACAAGACCGGCGCTGGAATGATGGATTGCAAGAAAGCTCTTGCAGCAACTGATGGTGATGCCGACAAAGCCGTTGAGTGGCTTCGTCAGAAAGGTATTGCCAGCGCGGAAAAGAAATCTGGTCGCACTGCTGCTGAGGGTGCTGTCGGCAGCTACATCCACACGGGTGCCCGCGTCGGAGTGTTGATCGAAATCAACTGCGAAACCGATTTTGTTGCGCGTGGTGACATGTTCCAGGAGTTGCTGCGCGATGTATCTATGCAGGTCGCTGCCTGTCCTGGTGTCGAATACGTCACTACGGACGAGATTCCTGCAGAGATCCGTGAGCGCGAGAAATCGATCGAAATGGGTCGTGATGATCTCGAGGGCAAACCAGAGCAGATGAAAGAAAAAATTGTTGAGGGGCGCATCAACAAGCGCCTCAAGGAACTTGCACTGATGGAGCAGCCTTTCATTAAGGACAGCTCACTGACCGTGGCGGAGCTTGTGAAGCAGACAGCAGGCAAGATCGGTGAAAACGTCAAGGTGCGTCGATTCACTCGCTACACCCTGGGCGAGGGCATTGAGATTGAAGAATCCGACTTCGCAGCAGAAGTCGCCTCCATGTCGAAAGGCTGA